The following are encoded together in the Triticum dicoccoides isolate Atlit2015 ecotype Zavitan chromosome 6B, WEW_v2.0, whole genome shotgun sequence genome:
- the LOC119324378 gene encoding uncharacterized protein LOC119324378, protein MAAAAAADDAVAADIICSLRGADLAGWTPPWSKRARPMEGELSWPAVARGKRSRRRSPASSSATAAGKARCARSSPASPLDYSAGSASLRSGASTSGGEDGAFCSPWHRRAATAPATTTKATKVGSIRRPQLTFQAPPPRPAGQRQRKKLRLPEVQQLVRSLAVENESLHEEMRELQRACSALSKENDKLEIRIEQSNSRNEATLKEQKGKQQLDQQQQQSPHDSFALPDLNLPAQDGADGSVPC, encoded by the exons ATGGCCGCCGCAGCTGCCGCCGACGACGCGGTCGCCGCCGACATCATCTGCTCGCTGCGCGGGGCCGACCTGGCCGGGTGGACGCCGCCGTGGAGCAAGCGCGCGAGGCCGATGGAGGGTGAGCTGTCCTGGCCGGCCGTGGCGCGCGGGAAGCGCTCGCGCCGCCGCTCTCCGGCGTCGtcgtcggcgacggcggcggggaaggCGAGGTGCGCCCGGTCCAGCCCGGCGTCGCCGCTTGACTACAGCGCCGGCTCCGCCTCCCTCCGTTCCGGCGCGTCCACCAGCGGCGGCGAGGACGGCGCCTTCTGCTCGCCGTGGCACCGCCGCGCGGCCACCGCGCCGGCGACTACGACGAAGGCGACGAAG GTGGGCTCCATCCGACGGCCGCAGTTGACCTTCCAGGCCCCGCCTCCACGGCCGGCCGGTCAGAGGCAACGGAAGAAACTG AGGCTGCCGGAGGTCCAGCAGCTGGTGCGGTCGCTCGCCGTGGAGAACGAGAGCCTACACGAG GAGATGCGGGAACTGCAGAGGGCTTGCTCCGCGCTGTCGAAAGAAAATGACAAGCTTGAG ATAAGAATAGAGCAATCCAACTCACGGAATGAAGCCACATTGAAGGAGCAGAAGGGAAAGCAGCAGCttgatcagcagcagcagcagtccccACATGACAGCTTCGCGCTACCAGATCTCAACCTTCCTGCGCAGGACGGTGCTGATGGGTCAGTCCCTTGTTGA